The proteins below are encoded in one region of Tessaracoccus aquimaris:
- a CDS encoding PQQ-dependent sugar dehydrogenase has protein sequence MRARTVVALLASTALAAACSGPQEQPSAPATTTTPEATTAAPSGAASPTPSSPAPSPTPTGHTFEVVEHEAFDEPWAMVALPGTDLLAITEKGGALKLRGPEGVREVSGVPEVTVTTQGGFGDIIAGPTFESDGAVYLSWVEGSGGSSGAVVAKARLDVDAATLSDITKIWEQTPKIDGGGHYSHRLAIHDDHLYLSSGDRQQFSPAQEFDSNLGKILRLTLDGQPAPGNPFQEDIPVSQQFWTIGHRNPLGLAFDADGRLWSSEMGPKGGDEVNLIKPGLNYGWPEASNGSNYDGSDIPDHAPGDGFEAPKVSWNPSISPGSLMIYQGDAFPAWRGDAFIGALSGEALIRIDLDGEAATLADTWPMGARIREVEQGPDGGIWLLQDGAGGKLLELRGA, from the coding sequence ATGAGAGCACGAACCGTCGTCGCCCTACTCGCCTCCACCGCCCTCGCCGCTGCCTGTTCCGGCCCCCAGGAGCAACCGAGCGCCCCGGCGACGACCACCACGCCCGAGGCCACGACCGCCGCCCCTTCCGGCGCAGCATCCCCGACACCCTCGTCGCCCGCTCCGAGCCCCACGCCGACGGGACACACCTTCGAGGTCGTGGAACACGAGGCCTTCGACGAACCCTGGGCGATGGTCGCGCTCCCCGGCACCGACCTGCTCGCCATCACGGAGAAGGGCGGCGCCCTGAAGTTGCGCGGCCCGGAGGGCGTCCGTGAGGTCAGCGGTGTGCCGGAGGTCACCGTCACCACACAGGGCGGCTTCGGCGACATCATCGCCGGCCCGACCTTCGAGAGCGACGGCGCGGTGTACCTCAGTTGGGTCGAGGGCTCTGGCGGCTCGAGCGGGGCTGTGGTCGCGAAGGCGCGCCTTGACGTCGACGCCGCCACCCTCAGCGACATCACGAAGATCTGGGAGCAGACTCCCAAGATCGACGGCGGCGGGCACTACTCGCACCGGCTCGCCATCCATGACGACCACCTCTACCTCAGCTCAGGCGATCGTCAGCAGTTCTCCCCGGCGCAGGAGTTCGACTCGAATCTCGGCAAGATCCTGCGCCTGACGCTCGACGGGCAGCCCGCGCCGGGCAACCCCTTCCAGGAGGACATCCCGGTCTCCCAGCAGTTCTGGACCATCGGCCACCGCAACCCGCTCGGCCTCGCCTTCGACGCCGACGGCCGGCTCTGGTCGAGCGAGATGGGCCCCAAGGGCGGCGACGAGGTCAACCTCATCAAGCCAGGCCTCAACTACGGCTGGCCCGAGGCCTCCAACGGCTCCAACTACGACGGCTCGGACATTCCCGACCACGCGCCAGGCGACGGCTTCGAGGCGCCGAAGGTGTCCTGGAACCCGAGCATCTCCCCCGGCTCCCTGATGATCTACCAGGGCGATGCGTTCCCCGCCTGGCGCGGCGACGCGTTCATCGGTGCGCTCTCCGGCGAGGCGCTGATCCGGATCGATCTCGACGGCGAGGCGGCGACGCTGGCCGACACGTGGCCGATGGGTGCGCGGATCCGAGAGGTGGAGCAGGGGCCCGACGGCGGCATCTGGCTGCTGCAGGATGGCGCGGGCGGGAAGTTGCTCGAACTGCGCGGCGCCTGA
- a CDS encoding TetR/AcrR family transcriptional regulator, which yields MARGRPRADEVGARREAMLDAALELLIADGPDELTVSGVAERAGASKATVYTWFGGLEGLVSAVVEREADASAEAVKAALGGRSTVRDTLEAYCRGLLGLLTGPRSVAMNRAAMTSAELARVLLAGGRHRVGPLVEDYLAGAAADGELRIDDIGNAYRLLYGLTVRDAQIRVLLGEPAPDADQIRATAAEAVDVFLGVYALR from the coding sequence ATGGCACGAGGACGACCCAGGGCCGACGAGGTCGGCGCCCGCAGAGAGGCGATGCTCGACGCGGCGCTCGAACTGCTGATCGCCGACGGCCCAGATGAGCTGACCGTGTCGGGCGTCGCCGAGCGGGCCGGCGCGTCGAAGGCGACGGTCTACACCTGGTTCGGCGGCCTGGAAGGCCTCGTGTCCGCCGTCGTCGAACGGGAGGCGGATGCCTCCGCCGAGGCGGTCAAGGCCGCGCTGGGCGGGCGGTCCACGGTGCGCGACACCTTGGAGGCCTACTGCCGCGGGCTGCTCGGCCTGTTGACCGGCCCCCGGTCGGTCGCGATGAACAGGGCCGCGATGACGTCGGCAGAACTCGCCCGCGTGCTGCTCGCCGGCGGCAGGCACCGGGTCGGCCCACTGGTGGAGGACTACCTCGCCGGGGCGGCCGCCGACGGCGAACTGCGCATCGACGACATCGGCAACGCCTACCGCCTGCTGTACGGGCTCACCGTCCGGGACGCCCAGATCCGCGTGCTGCTCGGCGAGCCCGCTCCCGACGCCGACCAGATCCGGGCGACCGCCGCCGAGGCGGTAGACGTCTTTCTGGGTGTGTACGCGCTGCGCTGA
- a CDS encoding DUF1772 domain-containing protein: MNRWQAIGVVPVVFAGAAFGFFYAWVCSTLWGLDTLAPQAAIDAMNAMNESVRNPVFFAGFFLTPVVALVWGALLLWSGRRRAAIVAGVAAVVYVLGVVLLTNSFNLPLNDWLATVEVDDPAEVWSSYSGRWQVWNLVRTVVSGVVLAALACAVALAGNAPRSRRVGSGEPAVPVGAEA, encoded by the coding sequence ATGAACAGATGGCAAGCGATTGGGGTCGTCCCGGTGGTCTTCGCGGGTGCGGCCTTCGGATTCTTCTACGCGTGGGTGTGCTCCACGCTGTGGGGGTTGGACACGTTGGCCCCGCAGGCGGCGATCGACGCCATGAACGCGATGAACGAGTCGGTGCGCAACCCCGTCTTCTTCGCTGGCTTCTTCCTGACCCCGGTGGTCGCGCTCGTGTGGGGGGCGCTGCTGCTGTGGTCGGGGCGGCGGCGCGCGGCCATCGTCGCTGGCGTGGCGGCGGTCGTCTACGTGCTGGGCGTCGTGCTGCTGACCAACTCGTTCAACCTGCCGCTCAACGACTGGCTCGCCACCGTCGAGGTCGACGACCCTGCGGAGGTCTGGTCGAGCTACTCGGGCAGATGGCAGGTCTGGAACCTGGTGCGCACCGTCGTCAGTGGAGTCGTGCTCGCGGCGCTTGCCTGCGCGGTGGCGCTTGCGGGCAACGCGCCCCGCTCCCGGCGCGTCGGCTCAGGAGAGCCAGCGGTCCCCGTGGGCGCGGAGGCCTAG
- a CDS encoding MATE family efflux transporter, giving the protein MSLTRRILSLAVPAFAALLAHPLMLLADTWIVGRLGTVELAGLSIGSGLLLTVVGLSIFLAYGSTAVVARFVGAGDARRGLEMGVQAMWVAAALGALLAMAMWPLAPWLSTALGAGPDVLPFAVDYLRWSLPGLPGMLVMLGATGTFRGLSDATTPLVMSIGVAALNLLLNLVFVFGLGMGIAGAALGTAIAETVLGATAASIVTVKARRRGARLAPAWADMLHSLSVGFPLWVRTLLLRAALLLTTYVAAAQGAAALAAHHITMNVWNLLAYALDALAIAGQTIIATALGAGDRDEARVFTTKMIRWSIGAGVLLGLAAIALRGPIAAAFSTDADVRRIVGYLLLVAGGTLGLAGYVYLLDGVLIGAGDGPYLAKAGAINLAVYAPLALIGLTLPHGLPALLWLWGAFTLGFMGARAVTLGLRAHGDRWLS; this is encoded by the coding sequence ATGAGCCTCACCCGTCGCATCCTCTCCCTTGCCGTGCCCGCCTTCGCGGCGCTGCTCGCGCATCCGCTGATGCTGCTGGCCGACACCTGGATCGTCGGGCGACTCGGGACGGTGGAACTCGCGGGGCTGAGCATCGGCAGCGGCCTGCTGCTGACGGTGGTCGGACTGTCGATCTTCCTGGCATACGGATCGACGGCGGTCGTGGCCCGGTTCGTCGGGGCGGGCGACGCGCGCCGCGGCCTCGAGATGGGCGTCCAGGCGATGTGGGTCGCCGCGGCCCTTGGCGCGCTGCTGGCGATGGCCATGTGGCCGCTCGCGCCGTGGCTGTCGACCGCGCTGGGCGCCGGGCCAGACGTGCTGCCCTTCGCCGTCGACTACCTGCGCTGGTCGCTGCCTGGCCTGCCGGGCATGTTGGTGATGCTCGGCGCGACCGGAACCTTCCGGGGACTCTCCGACGCCACCACGCCGCTGGTGATGTCGATCGGCGTCGCCGCGCTCAACCTGCTGCTGAACCTGGTCTTCGTCTTCGGCCTCGGCATGGGCATCGCAGGCGCGGCACTCGGCACGGCGATCGCCGAGACGGTGCTCGGCGCGACGGCCGCGTCGATCGTCACCGTCAAGGCCCGACGCCGCGGCGCGCGCCTCGCGCCGGCGTGGGCAGACATGCTGCACAGCCTGAGCGTCGGCTTCCCGCTGTGGGTCCGCACCCTGCTGCTGCGGGCCGCGCTGCTGCTGACCACCTACGTGGCCGCGGCCCAGGGGGCGGCGGCGCTCGCCGCCCACCACATCACCATGAACGTGTGGAACCTGCTCGCCTACGCGCTCGACGCGCTCGCGATCGCCGGGCAGACCATCATCGCGACGGCCCTGGGAGCGGGCGACCGGGACGAGGCACGGGTCTTCACCACGAAGATGATCCGCTGGTCGATCGGCGCGGGCGTGCTGCTCGGGCTCGCGGCCATCGCGCTGCGCGGGCCGATCGCGGCGGCCTTCAGCACCGACGCCGACGTGCGCCGCATCGTCGGGTACCTGCTGCTGGTGGCGGGCGGGACGCTCGGCCTGGCTGGCTACGTCTACCTGCTCGACGGCGTCCTGATCGGCGCGGGGGACGGCCCCTATCTCGCGAAGGCGGGCGCGATCAACCTCGCTGTGTACGCGCCCCTTGCGCTGATCGGCCTGACGCTCCCCCATGGCCTGCCAGCGCTTCTGTGGCTCTGGGGCGCCTTCACGCTCGGCTTCATGGGAGCCAGGGCCGTGACGCTAGGCCTCCGCGCCCACGGGGACCGCTGGCTCTCCTGA
- a CDS encoding spermidine synthase, with the protein MSERLFPDRDHPGAFWVRFGPTSQSWVDPDRPDFLAFEYVQHIAMVLDHTVLNTPAAQRLRVVHIGGAGMSLPRWVAWRRPGTAQVVCEPDTLLTEEVRRKIPLPPRSGIKVRDVDGRTGLSAMPDQWADVVIVDAFDGAQVPGELATEEALDEVRRICRGGAVAVFNVTDRSPFAWSKHLAGGLAERWRNLLIGMEPVVAKGKRFGNLVLVASDVRPDSAGIERESAKLTIGYRWITGREARDWPGGAVALRDEAAEPSPGPLGRGW; encoded by the coding sequence ATGAGCGAGCGACTGTTCCCCGACCGGGACCACCCCGGCGCCTTCTGGGTGCGGTTCGGGCCGACGTCCCAGTCCTGGGTCGACCCGGATCGCCCGGACTTCCTCGCCTTCGAGTACGTCCAGCACATCGCGATGGTGCTCGACCACACCGTGTTGAACACGCCCGCGGCGCAGCGATTGCGCGTGGTTCACATCGGGGGAGCTGGCATGTCGCTGCCGCGCTGGGTCGCGTGGCGCAGGCCCGGCACCGCTCAGGTCGTCTGCGAGCCGGACACGTTGCTGACGGAGGAGGTCCGCCGCAAGATCCCGCTGCCGCCGCGCTCGGGCATCAAGGTGCGCGACGTCGACGGCAGGACGGGGCTATCCGCCATGCCGGACCAGTGGGCCGACGTCGTGATCGTCGACGCCTTCGACGGTGCCCAGGTGCCGGGCGAACTCGCCACGGAGGAGGCGCTCGACGAGGTGCGGCGAATCTGCAGGGGCGGGGCGGTCGCCGTCTTCAACGTCACGGATCGGTCGCCCTTCGCGTGGTCGAAGCACCTCGCCGGGGGCCTCGCGGAGCGGTGGCGCAACCTCCTGATCGGGATGGAACCCGTGGTCGCCAAGGGCAAGCGGTTCGGCAACCTGGTGCTCGTGGCCAGCGACGTGCGACCCGACTCCGCGGGCATCGAGCGGGAGTCGGCCAAGCTGACGATCGGGTACCGCTGGATCACGGGACGCGAGGCGCGCGACTGGCCGGGCGGCGCCGTTGCGCTGCGCGACGAGGCCGCCGAACCCTCGCCGGGCCCGCTCGGTCGCGGCTGGTGA
- a CDS encoding class E sortase, whose amino-acid sequence MNAKRAMPAKTGRSPLLVLLIVVLVAIVAGAGFLGWQYLGTNVLADRATGQAVAELRQRWADSPTPAPAEGEPIVIDQPAAHQAAWLLRIPKLGLERPIIAGVEAQDLGRGVGWYPGTALPGQVGNFALAGYRVTNGEPFKRIFELEKGDEVIIETEHAIFTYTLTSAPGDLTVPEDASWVLDPVPGQSDVVATQAFLTLTTAEDVIDTPDRAVGFGTLTKTENR is encoded by the coding sequence GTGAATGCCAAGCGGGCGATGCCAGCCAAGACGGGACGGTCCCCGCTCCTCGTGCTGCTGATCGTCGTGCTCGTGGCGATCGTCGCAGGCGCAGGCTTCCTCGGATGGCAGTATCTGGGCACCAACGTGCTCGCCGACCGGGCGACCGGGCAGGCCGTCGCGGAACTCCGCCAGCGGTGGGCCGACTCGCCGACCCCGGCTCCCGCGGAGGGGGAACCCATCGTCATCGACCAACCTGCCGCGCATCAGGCCGCCTGGCTGCTGCGGATCCCCAAGCTCGGCCTCGAGCGGCCCATCATCGCCGGCGTCGAGGCGCAGGACCTCGGTCGCGGCGTCGGCTGGTACCCCGGGACCGCCCTTCCCGGGCAGGTCGGCAACTTTGCGCTCGCCGGCTACCGCGTCACCAACGGCGAGCCGTTCAAGCGGATCTTCGAACTCGAAAAGGGCGACGAGGTCATCATCGAGACCGAGCACGCGATCTTCACCTACACGCTCACCTCGGCGCCGGGCGACCTGACGGTCCCCGAGGACGCCAGTTGGGTGCTCGACCCCGTGCCTGGACAGAGCGACGTCGTCGCCACGCAGGCCTTCCTGACGTTGACCACGGCCGAGGACGTGATCGACACCCCCGACCGTGCCGTCGGCTTCGGCACCCTCACCAAGACGGAGAACAGATGA
- the pyrE gene encoding orotate phosphoribosyltransferase, protein MSDRTDLIEQISTLAVVHGKVTLASGKEADYYVDMRRVTLDGVASPIVGRVMNDLVADLDFDAVGGLTLGADPVATAMLHAKAAAGGRLDAFVVRKESKAHGMQRRIEGTEVAGRRVLVVEDTSTTGGSALTAVQAVREAGGEVVAVAVVVDRGTGAAEVVGAEGLEYRYAVGLSDLGL, encoded by the coding sequence ATGAGCGACCGCACCGACCTGATCGAACAGATCTCCACCCTCGCCGTCGTGCACGGCAAGGTCACCCTCGCCTCGGGCAAGGAGGCCGACTACTACGTCGACATGCGGCGCGTCACCCTCGATGGCGTCGCCTCGCCGATCGTCGGGCGGGTCATGAACGACCTGGTCGCCGACCTCGACTTCGACGCCGTCGGCGGGCTCACGCTCGGCGCCGACCCCGTCGCCACCGCGATGCTGCACGCCAAGGCGGCCGCCGGCGGACGGCTCGACGCGTTCGTGGTGCGCAAGGAGTCCAAGGCGCACGGCATGCAGCGCCGGATCGAGGGAACCGAGGTCGCAGGGCGTCGCGTGCTCGTCGTCGAGGACACCTCCACGACCGGCGGATCGGCCCTGACGGCCGTCCAGGCTGTGCGGGAGGCGGGCGGTGAGGTCGTCGCGGTGGCGGTGGTCGTCGACCGTGGCACGGGCGCCGCGGAGGTCGTCGGCGCCGAGGGCCTGGAGTACCGCTACGCCGTCGGCCTTTCCGATCTCGGACTCTGA
- a CDS encoding LemA family protein: MTTVVIILIILLVIALAVVGWGVSAYNGFVRSRNTIQESWRQIDVELNRRYELIPNLVETVRGYAAHERNTLEQITSLRNQARALAGQSGGQPSDQRSEIEAQLSQAVTNLLVTVEAYPELKSNTNFVELQRELTDTEDRIAAARRFYNANVREYNTKVESVPSNIIANFAKFEKATYFELNDPIARQAPDVNFGEISQRPADTGQQQIAPQQVNNPVQAPQQQQYQPEQQNADRPPFQN, encoded by the coding sequence GTGACCACAGTCGTGATCATCCTCATCATCCTGCTCGTGATCGCGCTCGCAGTCGTCGGGTGGGGCGTGAGCGCCTACAACGGCTTCGTGCGTAGCCGCAACACGATTCAGGAATCGTGGCGCCAGATCGACGTCGAGCTGAACCGCCGCTACGAGCTGATCCCCAACCTGGTCGAGACCGTGCGCGGCTACGCGGCGCACGAGCGCAACACGCTCGAGCAGATCACCTCGCTTCGCAACCAGGCGCGTGCGCTCGCCGGGCAGAGCGGCGGCCAGCCGAGCGACCAGCGATCCGAGATCGAGGCCCAGCTCTCGCAGGCGGTCACCAACCTGCTGGTCACCGTCGAGGCCTACCCCGAGCTGAAGTCGAACACGAACTTCGTAGAACTGCAGCGGGAGCTGACCGACACCGAGGACCGGATCGCGGCGGCGCGGCGCTTCTACAACGCCAACGTGCGCGAGTACAACACCAAGGTCGAGTCCGTGCCGAGCAACATCATCGCCAACTTCGCCAAGTTCGAGAAGGCCACCTACTTCGAGCTCAACGACCCGATCGCCCGCCAGGCGCCCGACGTCAACTTCGGCGAGATCTCGCAGCGCCCGGCCGACACCGGCCAGCAGCAGATCGCGCCCCAGCAGGTGAACAACCCGGTGCAGGCGCCGCAGCAGCAGCAGTACCAGCCGGAGCAGCAGAACGCGGATCGGCCACCGTTCCAGAACTGA
- a CDS encoding DedA family protein — MNLLQLAPLLLPAWLDPEFLINAMGNWALWGCAFIIFAECGLFSILPGDSLLFTIGMFSAIGSVHLVESPFGTLALACLVLTVAAIAGNVAGYWLGRVIGPPLFKPREGLMGKLFNQKYVDRTSAFFDHYGSRALILARFVPIVRTFVTLVAGVAHMRFRTFITYSAIGGVLWAVGVSVLGYFLGSVSLIRDNIDLALVLIVLVSLIPMGVEYLLHKRRSKRGGAAA; from the coding sequence GTGAACCTGCTTCAACTGGCCCCGCTCCTGCTGCCCGCCTGGCTCGATCCGGAGTTCCTGATCAACGCGATGGGCAACTGGGCGCTGTGGGGCTGCGCCTTCATCATCTTCGCCGAGTGCGGCCTCTTCTCGATCCTGCCGGGCGACTCGCTGCTCTTCACGATCGGTATGTTCTCCGCCATCGGCAGCGTGCACCTTGTTGAGTCACCGTTCGGCACGCTCGCCCTGGCCTGCCTCGTCCTGACGGTTGCCGCGATCGCGGGCAACGTCGCAGGCTACTGGCTCGGGCGAGTGATCGGCCCTCCCCTGTTCAAGCCCCGCGAAGGGCTGATGGGCAAGCTCTTCAACCAGAAGTACGTCGATCGCACCAGCGCCTTCTTCGACCACTACGGCTCGCGGGCCCTGATCCTCGCCCGTTTCGTGCCGATCGTGCGCACCTTCGTGACGCTTGTCGCCGGCGTCGCACACATGCGTTTCCGCACCTTCATCACGTACTCGGCCATCGGTGGGGTCCTCTGGGCGGTCGGGGTCTCGGTGCTCGGCTACTTCCTGGGCAGCGTCTCCCTGATCCGGGACAACATCGACCTCGCGCTTGTGCTGATCGTGCTGGTCTCGCTGATCCCGATGGGCGTCGAGTACCTGCTGCACAAGCGTCGCTCCAAGCGCGGCGGCGCCGCCGCCTGA
- a CDS encoding YceI family protein, producing the protein MNLNELKGTYVLDPAHTTFSFVTRHAMVTKVRGSFQEFEGQAVVDGAYPENTKLEVTINTGSVDTRSADRDAHLRSADFFDAEQFPHMTFVGTAFSIAGNVVNVTGDLTIKDVTKAVTFPLEFEGSAKDPFGNIRVGFEGSTQILRSEFGLTWNAALETGGFLVSDKVTLELEISAIQQA; encoded by the coding sequence ATGAACCTCAATGAGCTCAAGGGCACCTACGTCCTCGATCCGGCCCACACCACCTTCTCCTTCGTCACCCGCCACGCGATGGTGACCAAGGTCCGCGGCTCCTTCCAGGAGTTCGAGGGCCAGGCCGTCGTCGACGGCGCCTACCCCGAGAACACCAAGCTCGAGGTCACGATCAACACCGGCTCGGTCGACACCCGCAGCGCCGACCGTGACGCGCACCTGCGTTCGGCCGACTTCTTCGACGCCGAGCAGTTCCCCCACATGACCTTCGTCGGCACCGCCTTCTCGATCGCGGGCAACGTCGTCAACGTCACCGGCGACCTGACCATCAAGGACGTCACCAAGGCCGTCACCTTCCCGCTCGAGTTCGAAGGTTCCGCCAAGGACCCCTTCGGCAACATCCGCGTCGGCTTCGAGGGCTCGACGCAGATCCTGCGCTCCGAGTTCGGGCTGACCTGGAACGCCGCGCTCGAGACCGGCGGCTTCCTCGTCTCGGACAAGGTCACCCTCGAGCTCGAGATCTCGGCCATCCAGCAGGCCTGA
- a CDS encoding TrmH family RNA methyltransferase, with the protein MSDATIDPTAPTVGVGPHPLPWPEDDRLDPDLLRDGDRRNVVDRYRYWRLEAIVEDLDTTRSRLHVAIQNWEHDFNIGSMVRTANAFNVAAVHIVGRRRWNRRGAMVTDRYLHVHHHEDEASLLGYLAERGIAAVGVDNLEGSVALEDNALPADCCLIFGSEGPGLTDAMVAGCERLVAITQKGSTRSMNAGAAAAIAMYHWSLQHADPRPALPDR; encoded by the coding sequence ATGAGCGACGCGACGATCGACCCCACCGCGCCGACGGTCGGCGTCGGACCGCATCCGCTGCCGTGGCCGGAAGATGACCGTCTCGACCCGGACCTGCTGCGCGACGGGGACCGCCGCAACGTGGTCGACCGCTACCGCTACTGGCGCCTAGAGGCGATCGTCGAGGACCTCGACACCACGCGCTCCCGGCTGCATGTCGCGATCCAGAACTGGGAGCACGACTTCAACATCGGGTCGATGGTCCGCACCGCCAACGCCTTCAACGTCGCCGCCGTGCACATCGTCGGTAGGCGAAGGTGGAACAGGCGCGGCGCGATGGTCACCGACCGCTACCTGCACGTCCATCACCACGAGGACGAGGCCTCGCTGCTCGGCTACCTCGCGGAGCGCGGCATCGCAGCGGTCGGCGTCGACAACCTGGAGGGCTCGGTCGCGTTGGAGGACAACGCCCTACCTGCCGACTGCTGTCTGATCTTCGGCTCGGAGGGCCCCGGCCTGACGGACGCGATGGTCGCAGGCTGCGAGCGCCTCGTCGCGATCACCCAGAAGGGCTCGACCCGCTCCATGAACGCGGGCGCCGCCGCCGCGATCGCGATGTACCACTGGAGCCTGCAGCACGCAGACCCGCGCCCCGCACTTCCCGACCGCTAG
- the fbaA gene encoding class II fructose-bisphosphate aldolase, whose protein sequence is MPVATPEVYAEMIDRAKAGKFAYPAINVSSSQTLNAALQGFTEAGSDGILQVSTGGAEYFSGPTVKDKVAGAAAFAAFAQEVAKNYPINVALHTDHCPKDKLDSFVRPLLAISEERVARGELPLFQSHMWDGSAVPMEENLQIADELLARTSKANIILEIEVGVVGGEEDGVKAEINDKLYTTVEDGLRTIEVLGLGEKGRYITALTFGNVHGVYKPGAVKLRPEVLKEIQEAVGQKYGKESPFDLVFHGGSGSTAQEISDAVDFGVIKMNIDTDTQYAFTRPVADFMFKNYDGVLKIDGEVGNKKAYDPRAWGKAAEAGMAARIVEACQQLRSAGTSLGK, encoded by the coding sequence ATGCCAGTCGCAACTCCCGAGGTCTATGCGGAGATGATCGATCGCGCCAAGGCAGGCAAGTTCGCCTACCCGGCCATCAACGTCTCCTCCTCGCAGACCCTCAATGCCGCGCTCCAGGGCTTCACCGAGGCTGGCTCGGACGGCATCCTGCAGGTCTCGACCGGCGGCGCCGAGTACTTCTCCGGCCCCACCGTCAAGGACAAGGTTGCAGGCGCCGCAGCGTTCGCCGCGTTCGCTCAGGAGGTCGCGAAGAACTACCCGATCAACGTCGCGCTGCACACCGACCACTGCCCCAAGGACAAGCTGGACAGCTTCGTCCGTCCGCTGCTTGCCATCTCGGAGGAGCGCGTCGCCCGCGGCGAGCTGCCCCTGTTCCAGTCGCACATGTGGGACGGCTCCGCCGTTCCCATGGAGGAGAACCTGCAGATCGCTGACGAGCTGCTCGCGCGCACCTCGAAGGCCAACATCATCCTCGAGATCGAGGTCGGCGTCGTCGGCGGCGAAGAGGACGGCGTCAAGGCCGAGATCAACGACAAGCTGTACACCACCGTCGAGGACGGCCTGCGCACCATCGAGGTTCTCGGCCTCGGCGAGAAGGGTCGCTACATCACGGCCCTGACCTTCGGCAACGTGCACGGCGTGTACAAGCCGGGTGCCGTCAAGCTGCGCCCCGAGGTCCTCAAGGAGATCCAGGAGGCCGTCGGCCAGAAGTACGGCAAGGAGTCGCCGTTCGACCTCGTGTTCCACGGTGGCTCGGGCTCGACCGCCCAGGAGATCTCGGACGCGGTCGACTTCGGCGTCATCAAGATGAACATCGACACCGACACCCAGTACGCGTTCACGCGTCCCGTGGCGGACTTCATGTTCAAGAACTACGACGGCGTCCTGAAGATTGACGGCGAAGTGGGCAACAAGAAGGCTTACGACCCCCGCGCATGGGGCAAGGCGGCCGAGGCCGGCATGGCCGCGCGCATCGTCGAGGCCTGCCAGCAGCTCCGCTCGGCGGGCACCTCGCTCGGCAAGTGA